In Mobula hypostoma chromosome 18, sMobHyp1.1, whole genome shotgun sequence, one genomic interval encodes:
- the LOC134358602 gene encoding RCC1 domain-containing protein 1-like isoform X1: protein MAAAAPAGTGRWFGFGFNRFGQTINSVERPGSPVKREADDRVLEPREVTVCNSRPNRSDVPPPRSGLELRAAQPEADDGTGPNPRRRVSPCRVSPAWSHSACLTDDGSIHFWGFAADVPWRQMYLNSQGLRGCRDILSSEKYLLTLWQDRVECWDIPSLCRTGEASDAVIWQKHLQEEEKPNAAFPLIPGGYITTTPPFYKSLSPPLLGARKLVLGSEHALLLTCDWTVYSWGAGRHGQLGHGGVEDEADPRIVEALHGLVVTELAAGAWHSVCSSASGDLYVWGWNESGQLGLPARSCSGEEHQKPSERIGFSGEGTPILCDAGDTVQKSTTEKATMGNMNVFISIQAFPALLDLPGELEISRVSCGSRHTAAVTRSGQLFTWGWGSYGQLGHGQTLSTDLPRRVEYFMRKQLYVLDVVCGPWNTFVFAHEKD, encoded by the exons ATGGCGGCCGCTGCTCCAGCCGGCACCGGGCGTTGGTTTGGCTTTGGCTTTAATCGTTTTGGACAGACTATCAATAGCGTGGAACGTCCCGGGAGCCCGGTGAAACGTGAGGCAGATGACCGGGTGCTCGAGCCCCGCGAGGTGACAGTCTGTAACTCGAGGCCAAACCGGAGCGATGTCCCTCCTCCCCGGTCTGGCCTCGAGTTACGGGCAGCCCAGCCTGAGGCGGACGATGGCACCGGGCCGAATCCGCGGCGGCGTGTCTCCCCCTGTAGAGTCTCTCCCGCCTGGAGTCATTCTGCCTGCTTGACTG ATGATGGGTCAATTCATTTCTGGGGGTTTGCTGCTGATGTTCCATGGCGTCAGATGTACCTAAACAGCCAAGGTTTGCGAGGATGCAGAGACATTCTGTCCTCTGAGAAATACCTGCTTACGTTGTGGCAGGACAGGGTGGAATGTTGGGATATCCCAAGCCTCTGCCGTACTGGAGAGGCATCAGATGCTGTCATTTGGCAGAAGCACCTGCAGGAGGAAGAGAAACCAAATGCAG catTTCCATTAATCCCTGGTGGTTACATTACAACAACGCCTCCATTTTACAAATCACTGTCACCCCCACTGCTTGGTGCAAGGAAGCTGGTACTTGGCAGTGAGCATGCTCTCCTGCTGACCTGTGACTGGACGGTGTACTCCTGGGGCGCAGGACG ACATGGTCAGTTAGGACATGGTGGTGTTGAGGATGAAGCAGATCCACGGATTGTGGAGGCGTTGCATGGCCTGGTGGTGACTGAGTTAGCAGCCGGGGCCTGGCATTCTGTATGCTCCAGTG CCTCAGGAGACCTGTACGTGTGGGGTTGGAATGAGTCGGGACAGTTGGGTCTGCCAGCAAGATCGTGTtcaggggaggagcatcagaagcCTTCTGAACGCATTGGATTCTCTGGAGAAG GCACACCGATCCTGTGTGATGCAGGTGACACGGTTCAAAAATCCACCACGGAAAAAGCAACCATGGGAAATATGAATGTGTTCATCTCAATTCAGGCATTTCCAGCACTCTTGGACCTCCCAGGGGAGCTGGAGATCAGCAGAGTTAGCTGTGGGTCACGGCATACGGCAGCTGTCACCA GAAGTGGTCAGCTGTTCACATGGGGCTGGG GGAGCTATGGACAACTTGGCCATGGACAGACCCTTAGCACTGATCTTCCAAGGCGTGTCGAGTACTTCATGAGGAAACAGCTTTATGTGCTGGATGTTGTCTGCGGGCCTTGGAACACCTTTGTGTTTGCACACGAGAAGGATTGA
- the LOC134358602 gene encoding RCC1 domain-containing protein 1-like isoform X2, which translates to MAAAAPAGTGRWFGFGFNRFGQTINSVERPGSPVKREADDRVLEPREVTVCNSRPNRSDVPPPRSGLELRAAQPEADDGTGPNPRRRVSPCRVSPAWSHSACLTDDGSIHFWGFAADVPWRQMYLNSQGLRGCRDILSSEKYLLTLWQDRVECWDIPSLCRTGEASDAVIWQKHLQEEEKPNAAFPLIPGGYITTTPPFYKSLSPPLLGARKLVLGSEHALLLTCDWTVYSWGAGRHGQLGHGGVEDEADPRIVEALHGLVVTELAAGAWHSVCSSASGDLYVWGWNESGQLGLPARSCSGEEHQKPSERIGFSGEGSGQLFTWGWGSYGQLGHGQTLSTDLPRRVEYFMRKQLYVLDVVCGPWNTFVFAHEKD; encoded by the exons ATGGCGGCCGCTGCTCCAGCCGGCACCGGGCGTTGGTTTGGCTTTGGCTTTAATCGTTTTGGACAGACTATCAATAGCGTGGAACGTCCCGGGAGCCCGGTGAAACGTGAGGCAGATGACCGGGTGCTCGAGCCCCGCGAGGTGACAGTCTGTAACTCGAGGCCAAACCGGAGCGATGTCCCTCCTCCCCGGTCTGGCCTCGAGTTACGGGCAGCCCAGCCTGAGGCGGACGATGGCACCGGGCCGAATCCGCGGCGGCGTGTCTCCCCCTGTAGAGTCTCTCCCGCCTGGAGTCATTCTGCCTGCTTGACTG ATGATGGGTCAATTCATTTCTGGGGGTTTGCTGCTGATGTTCCATGGCGTCAGATGTACCTAAACAGCCAAGGTTTGCGAGGATGCAGAGACATTCTGTCCTCTGAGAAATACCTGCTTACGTTGTGGCAGGACAGGGTGGAATGTTGGGATATCCCAAGCCTCTGCCGTACTGGAGAGGCATCAGATGCTGTCATTTGGCAGAAGCACCTGCAGGAGGAAGAGAAACCAAATGCAG catTTCCATTAATCCCTGGTGGTTACATTACAACAACGCCTCCATTTTACAAATCACTGTCACCCCCACTGCTTGGTGCAAGGAAGCTGGTACTTGGCAGTGAGCATGCTCTCCTGCTGACCTGTGACTGGACGGTGTACTCCTGGGGCGCAGGACG ACATGGTCAGTTAGGACATGGTGGTGTTGAGGATGAAGCAGATCCACGGATTGTGGAGGCGTTGCATGGCCTGGTGGTGACTGAGTTAGCAGCCGGGGCCTGGCATTCTGTATGCTCCAGTG CCTCAGGAGACCTGTACGTGTGGGGTTGGAATGAGTCGGGACAGTTGGGTCTGCCAGCAAGATCGTGTtcaggggaggagcatcagaagcCTTCTGAACGCATTGGATTCTCTGGAGAAG GAAGTGGTCAGCTGTTCACATGGGGCTGGG GGAGCTATGGACAACTTGGCCATGGACAGACCCTTAGCACTGATCTTCCAAGGCGTGTCGAGTACTTCATGAGGAAACAGCTTTATGTGCTGGATGTTGTCTGCGGGCCTTGGAACACCTTTGTGTTTGCACACGAGAAGGATTGA